The following coding sequences lie in one Alloacidobacterium dinghuense genomic window:
- a CDS encoding APC family permease has translation MRRMRLVPLIAATYFMVSGGPYGIEDILGGAGYTKALLILLLFPFLWSFPTALMLGELTSAIPAEGGFYVWVRRAMGPFWGYQEAWLSLTASIFDMAIYPTLFVLYLGKLFPAWTAGSRGIAWEIALVAACCLWNLCGAPAVGEGSVTLFILLLAPFVVLIVLSFFHGPHWHNHIGSFTGGSISTAVIVALWNYMGWDNASTVAGEVENPRRNYPLAMLAAAALVAISYVLPVVAIAYAGIPVNQFTTGSWTDTARSLGGPLLAAAVVLCGTISGLGMFNALVMSYTRLPMVLAQDGMLPAWLALKNKRGVPWAAIIVCGMFWAAALGFRFEELISIDLILYGSSLLLEFIALAVLRFKEPDLPRPFRAGNLFMACTLGIPPALLIGYVMYSARDERMAHMPALLFGFLIALAGPIFYWFSRKRWGHKTITESALAPSGD, from the coding sequence ATGCGCCGCATGCGTCTCGTGCCGCTCATCGCCGCCACCTACTTCATGGTCTCCGGCGGCCCCTACGGCATTGAGGACATCCTCGGCGGAGCAGGCTACACAAAAGCGCTCCTTATCCTCCTGCTCTTCCCTTTTCTCTGGAGCTTTCCCACCGCGCTCATGTTGGGCGAACTCACCAGCGCCATCCCCGCCGAAGGCGGATTCTATGTCTGGGTACGCCGTGCCATGGGCCCGTTCTGGGGATATCAGGAAGCATGGCTCTCGCTCACGGCCAGCATTTTCGACATGGCCATCTACCCCACGCTCTTCGTTCTCTATCTCGGCAAGCTTTTCCCCGCATGGACCGCGGGATCGCGCGGCATAGCATGGGAAATAGCGCTGGTCGCCGCTTGCTGCCTGTGGAATCTCTGTGGAGCTCCCGCCGTCGGCGAAGGTTCTGTCACGCTCTTCATCCTGCTGCTCGCGCCCTTCGTCGTTCTTATCGTTCTCAGCTTCTTCCACGGACCGCACTGGCACAACCACATCGGTTCCTTCACCGGTGGCAGCATCAGCACCGCCGTCATCGTCGCGCTGTGGAACTACATGGGGTGGGACAACGCTTCCACTGTCGCAGGAGAAGTCGAGAACCCGCGCCGTAACTACCCGCTGGCCATGCTCGCCGCAGCCGCGCTGGTAGCTATCTCTTACGTCCTTCCCGTTGTCGCCATCGCCTATGCCGGAATACCCGTCAACCAATTCACCACCGGATCATGGACGGACACCGCGCGTTCTCTTGGCGGTCCGCTGCTCGCCGCAGCCGTAGTGCTCTGCGGCACGATCAGCGGCCTCGGCATGTTCAACGCGCTCGTCATGTCTTACACCCGCCTGCCCATGGTGCTCGCGCAGGATGGCATGCTCCCCGCATGGCTGGCCCTCAAAAACAAGCGCGGAGTCCCTTGGGCAGCCATCATCGTCTGTGGCATGTTCTGGGCCGCAGCCCTCGGCTTTCGCTTCGAAGAACTCATCTCGATCGACCTCATCCTCTACGGCAGCAGTCTCCTGCTCGAATTCATCGCCTTAGCCGTCCTGCGATTCAAAGAACCGGACCTCCCGCGTCCCTTCCGCGCCGGCAACCTCTTCATGGCCTGCACCCTCGGAATCCCACCGGCCCTGCTGATCGGCTACGTCATGTACTCCGCGCGTGACGAACGCATGGCGCACATGCCCGCGCTGCTCTTTGGATTTCTCATCGCCCTCGCCGGTCCCATCTTCTATTGGTTCTCCCGCAAACGCTGGGGCCACAAAACCATCACCGAATCCGCCCTCGCCCCAAGCGGCGATTGA
- a CDS encoding tetratricopeptide repeat-containing sulfotransferase family protein, translated as MATKLLEAGRPADAIAPLRDAARLEPFNPVIQHDLGLACLEVGRVPDAIAALQLAVACNPRYTDAYFRLGIALEKLGDIGGAIVAYDRATALRPSLTEAWFRAGALVYTLGHRDEAIGCFRRAAATGGTTSFGRLGKARALLTEDRNQEAEQVLRQTVARDPRNPMAHDLLGNLLTEFGRFDEARECFQRAITIAPLLAGSYYELVRCRPVTSDDNGLLQRMQDALATPGLEAAQRLRLHLAIGKAAEDLGDYAVAMQHFDAGDAVRRGFVSFDSAAFSIEIDRLIARFTPELIARAPELGSSDATPVLIVGMPRSGTTLVEQIVSSHPEAGACGELHFWNQHGAAWHRSGAAVNETAFLAKAAADYLGLLHAIAPKVARVTDKMPFNFLWAGLIHMAFPRATIIHCRRAAVDTALSIHQTHFHPGLAFPTGGAELVAYFRNYQRLTDHWRSVLPADRFIEVDYEELTRAPEPVIRRIIAACGLAWHEACLRPECNPRAVNTPSKWQARQPIFRTSVGRWRRYEPWLGPLRALVDDAPELDAGIAQS; from the coding sequence TTGGCCACTAAGTTGCTTGAGGCCGGCCGACCAGCCGATGCGATTGCGCCATTACGCGATGCAGCGCGGCTGGAGCCGTTCAATCCCGTCATCCAGCACGATCTCGGCCTCGCCTGTCTCGAGGTTGGCCGCGTGCCGGATGCCATCGCGGCATTACAGCTGGCCGTCGCCTGCAACCCGCGCTACACCGATGCCTATTTCCGCCTGGGAATCGCCCTGGAGAAGCTGGGCGACATTGGCGGGGCAATCGTTGCATACGACCGCGCCACTGCGCTGCGCCCGTCGCTGACCGAGGCGTGGTTCCGCGCCGGCGCCCTGGTGTACACGCTGGGCCACCGCGATGAGGCGATCGGCTGTTTCCGCCGCGCGGCGGCAACCGGAGGTACGACCAGCTTCGGCCGCCTTGGCAAGGCGCGCGCGCTGCTGACCGAGGATCGCAATCAGGAGGCCGAACAGGTGTTGCGACAGACGGTGGCGCGCGATCCGAGGAACCCCATGGCGCATGACCTGCTGGGCAATCTGCTCACTGAGTTCGGCCGTTTCGACGAGGCCCGCGAATGCTTCCAACGCGCGATCACGATTGCGCCGCTGCTGGCGGGAAGCTACTACGAACTGGTCCGGTGCCGCCCTGTTACGAGCGATGACAACGGTCTGCTTCAACGGATGCAAGACGCCCTGGCCACGCCAGGTTTGGAAGCGGCGCAACGCTTGCGGCTTCACCTCGCCATTGGCAAGGCGGCGGAGGATCTTGGCGACTACGCCGTGGCCATGCAGCATTTCGACGCCGGAGATGCTGTGCGCCGGGGCTTTGTGTCGTTCGACTCGGCGGCGTTCTCGATCGAGATCGACCGCCTGATTGCCCGCTTTACACCCGAGTTGATCGCGCGGGCGCCTGAACTCGGAAGCAGCGATGCGACGCCGGTGCTGATCGTTGGCATGCCGCGATCCGGCACAACTCTCGTCGAGCAGATCGTCTCCAGCCATCCAGAGGCCGGGGCCTGCGGCGAACTGCATTTCTGGAACCAGCATGGTGCGGCGTGGCACCGCTCTGGGGCTGCCGTCAACGAGACGGCGTTCCTGGCCAAGGCGGCGGCAGACTATCTCGGCTTGTTACACGCGATCGCACCGAAGGTGGCGCGAGTGACCGACAAGATGCCGTTCAACTTCCTCTGGGCGGGGCTGATCCACATGGCATTCCCGCGCGCAACCATTATTCATTGCCGACGCGCTGCAGTCGACACGGCGCTGTCGATCCATCAAACGCATTTCCATCCGGGCCTGGCGTTTCCGACCGGAGGCGCCGAACTGGTCGCGTATTTCCGCAACTACCAGCGGCTCACAGACCATTGGCGGAGCGTGCTGCCGGCGGATCGTTTCATCGAGGTCGATTACGAGGAGCTGACCCGCGCGCCCGAACCAGTCATCCGGCGGATCATCGCGGCCTGCGGCCTGGCGTGGCACGAGGCGTGTCTGCGCCCCGAATGCAATCCGCGGGCTGTGAATACGCCCAGCAAGTGGCAGGCACGGCAGCCGATCTTTCGCACGTCCGTCGGGCGCTGGCGACGCTATGAACCCTGGCTGGGGCCACTACGGGCGCTCGTCGACGACGCGCCGGAACTGGATGCGGGTATCGCCCAATCGTGA
- a CDS encoding bifunctional YncE family protein/alkaline phosphatase family protein, whose product MSPKSSRQKSRNKSRINRLRPLAGLLATGLSVPLAAQSVPFPTYSAGPQPNGSWVVSSGQVITPAGQQVDLGIRVRAKAVALNPNVKTHTAAVLTMGTSPSDGNGAVEVFDTNTGDVLQNYIVFGKDTSGSFNGIAYSADGKHLVFSQDDSNVAIAKVSAEGLLSDDAQVSVPPNNSFISCFPNSPPAAYANPCGSLYSASTAYPGGIAISKDGKSAYALLNQNDTLTKIDISAAKQGTQIRVGNAPHSIVISSNGATAYISNEGGRAATDGDFQINSAGTEIVADPEVGAAISGTVSVVNLARMKVTATISTGLHPTGMAFYGKDLLVANTYSDTISVIDTDTNDVIRTIDLGLPIKLPGRRKSAYGAAPNSIAVDAKNGIAYVALYNANAIGVVDLSPGVNPVKGMIPVAYAPSSVVLDEADNVLIVANDKGIGARNSFETDYGVTNYNTHQDNGTVSIVRVPNSKKLEAWTKQVFENNHWDLTENIKSASGGRPDANPVAIPAKIGDPSLIQHVFLIVRENRTYDQILGDVAEGDGDSSLAVFGGKDTPNVHQLVKRFPLLDNFYDPSRQSADGHQWITEAMAPYSDDIQSPDWVRSYPGGNMGDALAYQNKGFLFSEAADRGLPVKIYGEAVENDTFKQPSGSTSEPSWSQFYADSQKFEAGLEKTLFYQNTVQAQSSVPAVSDHLITNFPQFDLGIPDQFRVDLWVQDFKNDVANGTVPALSVLWVMCDHTGGPPTPDAEQADNDLAIGRIIDYISHSNVWSSSAIFIEEDDSQNGVDHVDGHRSPGYVISPYTVQNGPTDHTYYTQVNMTRTIEQILGLPPMNQFDLVASPMRTAFVEGTPSAANFKPWTHVPNQVPLNQGVTANATKAANTTDSAAVKTLRAAWLKKKTQIFAGKLTKPDSEDPDTVNHFNWYMSTGFTRPYPGEKAVRPPSDFHKPAPAKADLDD is encoded by the coding sequence ATGTCCCCTAAATCGTCTCGACAAAAGTCTCGAAACAAGTCTCGGATCAACCGTCTGCGTCCGCTCGCCGGCCTGCTGGCGACAGGGCTGAGTGTTCCGCTCGCTGCTCAGTCCGTACCGTTTCCAACATACTCGGCCGGCCCGCAACCGAACGGCTCGTGGGTCGTCAGCAGCGGCCAGGTCATCACGCCAGCCGGCCAACAGGTCGACCTCGGCATCCGGGTCCGCGCGAAGGCCGTTGCGCTGAACCCTAATGTCAAGACTCACACCGCTGCCGTCCTCACCATGGGTACGTCTCCTTCCGATGGCAACGGGGCCGTCGAGGTGTTCGATACCAATACCGGCGATGTCCTGCAGAACTACATCGTGTTCGGGAAGGATACAAGCGGCAGCTTTAACGGCATAGCCTATTCGGCGGATGGCAAGCACCTGGTGTTCAGCCAGGACGATAGCAACGTCGCCATCGCCAAGGTTTCTGCGGAAGGCTTGCTGAGCGACGACGCCCAGGTCAGCGTTCCGCCGAACAATTCCTTCATCAGCTGCTTTCCGAACAGCCCTCCGGCAGCTTATGCCAACCCCTGCGGCTCCTTATATTCGGCGAGCACTGCTTATCCAGGCGGCATTGCAATCTCAAAGGATGGCAAGAGCGCCTATGCCCTGCTGAACCAGAATGATACGCTCACCAAGATCGACATCAGCGCAGCGAAGCAGGGTACGCAGATTCGCGTCGGCAACGCGCCGCACAGCATCGTGATCAGCAGCAACGGCGCGACCGCTTACATCAGCAACGAGGGTGGCCGGGCCGCTACGGACGGGGACTTCCAGATCAACTCCGCGGGCACGGAAATTGTCGCCGACCCGGAAGTTGGCGCGGCGATCAGCGGTACCGTTTCTGTGGTGAATCTGGCCAGGATGAAAGTCACCGCTACCATCTCGACCGGTCTGCACCCAACCGGGATGGCGTTCTACGGAAAGGACCTGTTGGTCGCCAATACCTATAGCGACACCATCTCGGTCATCGACACGGACACCAACGACGTGATACGGACGATCGACCTTGGGCTGCCGATCAAATTGCCCGGCAGACGCAAATCAGCTTACGGCGCCGCGCCGAACTCGATCGCCGTCGATGCCAAGAACGGCATTGCCTATGTCGCACTTTACAATGCCAACGCGATCGGAGTGGTCGACCTCAGCCCCGGCGTGAATCCCGTCAAGGGCATGATCCCGGTAGCCTATGCTCCGAGTTCGGTCGTGCTGGACGAGGCCGATAACGTGCTCATCGTTGCCAACGACAAGGGCATCGGGGCGCGTAATTCGTTCGAGACTGACTACGGCGTCACCAACTACAATACCCACCAGGACAATGGCACAGTCAGCATCGTCCGCGTGCCGAATAGCAAGAAGCTGGAGGCGTGGACAAAGCAGGTTTTCGAGAACAACCACTGGGACCTGACGGAAAATATCAAATCTGCCTCCGGTGGCAGGCCGGATGCCAACCCGGTCGCAATCCCGGCCAAGATCGGCGATCCGTCGCTGATCCAGCACGTGTTCCTGATCGTCCGTGAAAACCGCACCTATGATCAGATCCTGGGCGACGTGGCCGAGGGTGATGGCGACAGCTCGCTGGCGGTGTTCGGCGGCAAGGATACGCCGAACGTGCACCAGCTGGTGAAGCGCTTCCCGCTCCTCGACAATTTCTACGACCCGAGCCGCCAGTCGGCTGACGGTCACCAGTGGATCACCGAGGCAATGGCGCCCTACTCTGATGACATACAGTCGCCCGACTGGGTCCGCAGCTATCCCGGTGGGAACATGGGCGATGCACTTGCCTATCAGAACAAAGGCTTCCTGTTCTCGGAAGCGGCGGACCGCGGTCTGCCGGTGAAGATCTACGGCGAGGCCGTCGAGAACGATACGTTCAAACAGCCGAGCGGGTCAACCAGCGAGCCGAGCTGGAGCCAGTTTTACGCAGACTCACAGAAGTTCGAGGCGGGGCTTGAGAAGACGCTGTTCTATCAGAACACGGTCCAGGCACAGTCCTCTGTTCCGGCTGTGTCTGACCACCTCATTACGAACTTCCCGCAGTTCGACCTAGGCATTCCTGACCAGTTCCGCGTCGATCTATGGGTGCAGGACTTCAAGAATGACGTCGCGAACGGTACGGTGCCCGCGTTGAGTGTCCTCTGGGTCATGTGTGACCACACAGGGGGCCCGCCAACCCCGGACGCCGAGCAGGCGGATAACGACCTGGCGATTGGGCGCATTATCGACTACATCAGCCACAGCAATGTGTGGTCCTCGTCGGCGATCTTCATCGAGGAAGACGACTCGCAGAACGGCGTCGACCACGTCGACGGTCACCGCAGCCCAGGCTATGTCATCAGCCCATACACCGTGCAGAACGGACCCACCGACCACACCTACTACACGCAGGTCAACATGACTCGGACGATCGAACAAATCCTCGGTCTGCCGCCCATGAACCAGTTCGACCTCGTGGCCTCACCCATGAGGACGGCCTTTGTCGAGGGCACGCCGTCCGCAGCCAACTTCAAGCCGTGGACGCACGTGCCTAACCAGGTACCGCTGAACCAGGGCGTTACGGCAAACGCAACCAAAGCAGCCAACACAACGGATAGCGCTGCGGTCAAGACCCTAAGGGCGGCCTGGCTCAAAAAGAAGACGCAGATCTTCGCCGGCAAACTGACCAAGCCCGACTCCGAAGACCCGGACACTGTCAATCATTTCAACTGGTACATGTCCACCGGGTTTACGCGGCCCTATCCCGGCGAGAAGGCGGTTCGCCCCCCGAGCGACTTCCACAAGCCGGCACCTGCCAAAGCTGACCTGGACGACTAA
- a CDS encoding TonB-dependent receptor, whose protein sequence is MRSIQLFTRALLLAITTCVLVFPAGPAVAQVDRAGLDGTITDPSGKVIPGVHVVAEMPDTGLKRETVSSPTGSYDIPELPVGTYTITFDHPGFKTLTFVDVKQVIGRTRTLDATLQVAGGEEHLQVSASSEQMDDSTDALGGRIDKVQADKLPINGRNWATLTALAPGAVDTGGSNQRSIRFAGRGRDDDNFTYDGVDATNIVNQPQQPYVRLSIPLDAIEEFRIDSMLTTAEGGATGGPQLAVTSPSGTNQWHGNAFEYLRNNVFDAQQPVPASTSQPPFHLNQFGGALSGPIVRDKTFFFLAYEGYRQRWGFPLLGYVPSSAFRTQVLADSPELEPIVNAYPLGTAPTSDPNIDQFSSEGTQAVNENSAMIRLDQRFTEKTTAYVRFNYDRAVNTQPLASSGNYLEDLQQLTSTPVNGAIELLHIFNPNLVEEFKFGYNRGTADTDDLNHTGIPYAVSVSGFTTLNNNRFSTGVGNSFSWIDNLTWIKSRHTVKAGVEIRRIQLNQGNTEAGTITYASTTAFDKNSVSSATLNGALPINGLRKTQYYGYVQDEFKWTPNFTVNLGARYSFFNIFHEVQGRANPFDFATCGPQGFCGVGASFGRPNYGDIDPRVAFAWAPENNGKTLIRAGFGMYHEDGQLDDQNLPISNEVFAYSLSNKTIPNLSYPIDPFLANTTGIVSPRAQDRQRKDTYVEQWGLSVQRELPGDFVGTVSYVGSHGVYLLTLSEVNVVDAATGVRPYPAFSQVSWRGTKDASSYQGFSVAVKRSFSRGLLFSANYMWSHEIDDGSDGSGDGDSLVPQNVACPQCERASGIWDVRHVVNANAIYQLPFGPGRSYLNQAGILSSIARDWEVTSVALARTGFPVNVLVNRSSASVPDGNSTDQRPDLVPGVTVTPTGGKSIGEWINPAAFALPAAGTFGDAPRNIVRGPGAWQIDFGVAKTISLGERARLEFRSEFFNIFNHPQYGLPNATFAVPGFGSITQTVNTTTPVSPIGSGTPREIQFALRFAF, encoded by the coding sequence ATGCGATCCATCCAGCTCTTTACCCGTGCATTGTTGCTTGCGATTACTACCTGCGTCCTTGTTTTTCCCGCCGGACCAGCTGTGGCGCAAGTCGATCGCGCCGGCTTGGACGGCACAATTACCGATCCTTCGGGAAAAGTCATTCCAGGTGTTCATGTGGTGGCGGAAATGCCGGACACCGGCCTGAAGCGCGAAACCGTGTCGTCCCCCACCGGGAGCTATGACATTCCCGAGTTACCGGTGGGTACTTATACGATCACTTTCGATCATCCCGGCTTCAAGACTCTGACGTTTGTTGATGTGAAGCAGGTGATTGGGCGGACCCGCACTCTCGATGCAACGCTGCAGGTAGCAGGAGGCGAAGAGCATTTGCAGGTCTCGGCCAGCTCGGAGCAGATGGACGATAGCACCGACGCGCTGGGTGGACGTATTGATAAAGTGCAGGCGGATAAGCTGCCGATCAACGGCCGCAACTGGGCAACGCTGACGGCGCTGGCGCCTGGCGCTGTGGACACCGGAGGCAGCAACCAGCGGTCTATTCGATTTGCGGGACGCGGCCGCGACGATGACAATTTCACTTACGACGGCGTGGACGCGACCAACATCGTGAACCAGCCGCAGCAACCTTACGTGCGGCTCTCTATTCCGTTGGACGCAATCGAGGAGTTTCGTATTGACTCGATGCTGACGACAGCAGAAGGCGGCGCAACGGGAGGGCCGCAGCTGGCCGTTACCTCTCCATCAGGCACGAATCAGTGGCACGGGAACGCGTTCGAGTATCTGCGGAACAACGTCTTTGACGCGCAGCAGCCTGTGCCGGCTTCGACGTCACAGCCGCCTTTTCACCTGAATCAGTTCGGCGGGGCGCTGAGCGGTCCCATCGTGCGCGACAAGACGTTCTTCTTCCTGGCCTATGAAGGATACCGGCAACGCTGGGGATTTCCGCTGCTCGGCTACGTGCCGAGCAGCGCGTTCCGCACACAGGTTCTTGCGGATTCGCCGGAGCTGGAGCCGATCGTGAACGCATACCCGCTCGGCACGGCGCCGACCAGCGACCCAAACATCGATCAATTTTCCAGCGAAGGCACGCAGGCGGTGAACGAGAACTCAGCCATGATCCGGCTAGACCAGCGCTTCACGGAAAAGACCACGGCTTATGTGCGCTTCAACTACGACCGGGCGGTCAATACGCAACCACTGGCAAGCTCGGGCAATTACCTCGAGGATCTGCAGCAGCTGACGTCGACGCCGGTCAACGGAGCTATCGAGTTGCTTCATATCTTCAATCCCAATCTGGTGGAAGAGTTTAAGTTCGGATACAACCGCGGTACGGCCGACACCGACGATCTCAATCACACTGGGATTCCTTATGCGGTTTCGGTCTCTGGATTCACTACGCTGAACAACAACCGCTTCAGTACAGGCGTGGGCAATTCGTTTTCCTGGATCGACAACCTGACGTGGATCAAGAGCAGGCATACGGTGAAGGCTGGAGTGGAGATCCGGCGTATTCAGCTGAACCAGGGAAATACAGAGGCTGGAACAATCACGTACGCTTCGACGACAGCGTTCGACAAGAACAGCGTTAGTAGCGCGACCTTGAATGGCGCTCTGCCGATCAATGGCCTGCGCAAGACCCAGTACTACGGCTATGTCCAGGATGAATTCAAATGGACACCGAACTTTACCGTGAACCTGGGCGCACGCTACAGCTTCTTCAACATATTTCACGAAGTGCAGGGACGCGCCAACCCATTTGACTTCGCCACCTGCGGACCGCAGGGATTCTGCGGCGTTGGCGCCAGCTTCGGCCGGCCCAACTACGGCGATATTGATCCACGGGTGGCATTCGCGTGGGCGCCGGAAAACAATGGAAAGACGTTGATTCGCGCAGGATTCGGAATGTATCACGAAGACGGGCAGCTAGACGACCAGAACCTGCCCATCAGCAACGAAGTCTTCGCGTACTCGTTGTCGAACAAGACCATCCCGAATCTTAGTTATCCCATCGATCCATTTCTAGCGAATACGACAGGAATTGTTTCGCCGCGAGCTCAGGACCGGCAGCGCAAAGACACCTATGTGGAGCAGTGGGGGCTTTCAGTGCAACGTGAGCTGCCAGGAGATTTTGTGGGCACGGTCTCGTATGTGGGAAGCCATGGCGTATATCTCCTGACGCTCTCGGAAGTGAACGTCGTCGATGCGGCCACCGGAGTTCGTCCATACCCAGCTTTCAGCCAGGTAAGCTGGCGCGGCACGAAAGACGCCAGCAGCTACCAGGGGTTCTCGGTGGCGGTGAAGCGGTCGTTTTCGCGCGGATTGCTGTTTTCGGCCAATTACATGTGGTCACATGAAATCGACGACGGCTCCGACGGCAGCGGTGACGGCGACTCCCTGGTGCCGCAAAATGTGGCCTGTCCGCAGTGCGAGCGCGCCAGCGGCATCTGGGATGTACGCCACGTGGTAAATGCCAATGCTATTTATCAACTGCCTTTCGGTCCGGGTAGATCCTATTTGAACCAAGCGGGAATTCTGAGCAGCATTGCCCGCGATTGGGAAGTGACTTCGGTAGCATTGGCTCGAACCGGTTTCCCAGTGAATGTGCTGGTCAATCGTTCCTCGGCGAGCGTGCCGGACGGCAACAGCACGGATCAGCGGCCCGACCTCGTGCCCGGCGTCACGGTGACTCCGACCGGAGGCAAGAGCATCGGAGAATGGATCAACCCGGCGGCGTTTGCTCTGCCGGCTGCCGGAACATTCGGTGACGCGCCGCGAAATATCGTACGTGGCCCGGGTGCATGGCAGATCGATTTCGGCGTTGCCAAGACGATTTCGTTGGGAGAGCGAGCGCGTCTCGAATTCCGCTCGGAGTTCTTCAACATCTTCAATCATCCGCAATATGGGCTGCCGAATGCCACCTTCGCCGTTCCCGGTTTCGGCAGCATTACCCAGACGGTGAACACAACAACGCCTGTGAGCCCGATCGGGTCGGGAACGCCGCGTGAGATTCAGTTCGCTCTGCGGTTTGCATTCTGA
- a CDS encoding heavy metal sensor histidine kinase — MTSSIGPLGRWWGTLAFRLTAGYAISGLLTVFLATAGLYVVLVSELERSTDLFIADKLNVLGTMLRERPDDIDALREEVELESAARRYEQFYIRLLDQRGNQLMATPGMAEQLDLPQFIAQAQSHPDRAIALMGKQGKPFRVTRAAVPVGSPPTDTDIIQIAVDVSQKEELLARYRRWFGAIMLGTFVIFPVAGYQIARRGIRPVEEMATTARHISSSNLHERILPEGYPVELASLADTFNKMLDRLEESFERISRFSADIAHDLRTPVNNIRGEAEVALARARTVDEYRDVLGSCLEETVRLSDLIGDLLFLARAESPLNHLRRATVDVHELLGSVREYYEASAAEGGISLMTAVSTGPVIGELDRPLIQRAVGNLIANALAHTPPGGTVILESNTEHSTIRIEVSDTGDGIPPEALPRVFDRFYRVDTSRSQTSGGTGLGLAIVQSIMVLHGGRAEIASQPGHGTRVTLHIPAA, encoded by the coding sequence ATGACCAGTAGTATCGGCCCCCTCGGAAGATGGTGGGGTACTCTGGCCTTCCGGTTAACCGCGGGCTACGCGATTTCCGGCCTGCTCACGGTGTTCCTCGCTACCGCCGGGCTTTATGTGGTGCTGGTCTCAGAGCTTGAGCGAAGCACGGATCTGTTCATCGCGGACAAGCTGAATGTGCTCGGCACGATGCTGCGGGAAAGGCCTGATGACATCGACGCCCTGCGGGAAGAAGTTGAACTGGAATCAGCGGCACGCCGATACGAGCAGTTTTATATTCGTCTACTGGATCAACGAGGAAATCAGTTGATGGCGACGCCGGGCATGGCGGAGCAATTGGACCTGCCGCAATTCATCGCCCAAGCCCAGAGTCACCCGGATCGCGCCATTGCGTTGATGGGAAAGCAAGGGAAGCCATTTCGCGTCACGCGTGCGGCAGTGCCCGTGGGCTCGCCGCCAACTGATACCGACATCATTCAGATTGCGGTTGACGTCTCGCAGAAAGAAGAGTTGCTGGCGCGCTATCGGCGTTGGTTCGGGGCTATCATGCTGGGAACGTTTGTGATCTTCCCGGTAGCCGGATATCAGATCGCGCGCCGCGGCATTCGTCCCGTGGAAGAAATGGCGACCACGGCTCGCCACATCAGCTCCAGCAATTTGCACGAGCGCATTCTCCCGGAAGGGTATCCGGTTGAGCTGGCGTCGCTGGCCGACACCTTCAATAAAATGCTCGATCGTCTGGAAGAGTCCTTCGAGCGCATCTCCAGATTTTCCGCCGATATCGCCCACGACTTGCGCACACCGGTGAATAACATCCGCGGGGAGGCAGAAGTGGCTTTGGCCCGTGCTCGAACCGTCGACGAGTACCGCGATGTGCTCGGATCCTGCCTGGAAGAAACCGTGCGTCTATCTGACCTCATCGGCGATCTCTTGTTCCTTGCCCGCGCCGAAAGCCCATTGAACCATTTGCGTCGCGCAACCGTAGATGTGCACGAATTGCTCGGCAGTGTTCGCGAATACTATGAAGCTTCGGCGGCAGAGGGTGGCATCTCGCTCATGACGGCTGTCAGTACAGGGCCGGTGATCGGCGAACTGGACCGTCCGTTGATACAACGGGCGGTCGGTAATCTGATCGCAAACGCCTTAGCGCATACACCGCCAGGTGGAACCGTGATACTTGAGTCGAATACCGAGCATTCCACGATTCGCATCGAAGTTTCCGATACAGGAGACGGCATTCCGCCCGAAGCTCTCCCCAGAGTATTCGATCGTTTCTACCGTGTAGATACGTCGCGCTCGCAAACGTCAGGCGGCACCGGTCTCGGGCTAGCCATTGTCCAGAGCATCATGGTGCTTCACGGCGGCCGCGCGGAAATTGCGAGTCAACCGGGCCATGGCACGCGGGTGACTCTGCACATACCAGCCGCGTGA
- a CDS encoding heavy metal response regulator transcription factor, whose product MKILVVEDEVKTAKFLKKGLNEAGFVVDVARGGLEGLHLAREVEFDLLILDVMLPGLDGWQVLTRLRESGRRSLVLLLTARDSVQERVRGLELGADDYLVKPFAFSELLARVRSLLRRGPSRPQESIRMADLEIDLLRQRATRAGQRLDLTYKEFLLLTLLARRAGEVLSRTLIAEAVWDMNFDSDTNVVDVNVRRLRAKVDEPFPLKLIHTVRGAGYVMEHDQ is encoded by the coding sequence ATGAAAATTCTGGTTGTCGAAGATGAAGTCAAAACGGCGAAGTTCCTCAAGAAGGGGCTCAATGAAGCGGGCTTTGTCGTCGACGTAGCGAGAGGTGGTTTGGAAGGCCTCCACCTGGCGAGGGAAGTTGAGTTCGATTTGCTCATTCTGGACGTCATGCTGCCCGGCCTGGATGGCTGGCAAGTGCTTACCCGATTGCGCGAGTCAGGACGACGGTCCCTTGTCCTTCTCTTAACCGCCCGCGATTCAGTACAGGAGCGCGTACGAGGATTGGAACTCGGTGCTGACGACTACCTTGTGAAGCCGTTCGCCTTCTCAGAATTGCTGGCGCGCGTCCGTTCGCTGTTGCGCCGGGGGCCCTCTCGACCCCAGGAATCCATCCGCATGGCTGACCTGGAAATTGATCTGTTGCGCCAGCGTGCGACGCGGGCTGGCCAACGGTTGGATCTGACTTACAAGGAGTTTCTCCTCCTCACACTGTTGGCGCGCCGAGCAGGCGAGGTGCTGTCCCGCACCTTGATCGCCGAAGCGGTTTGGGACATGAATTTCGACAGCGACACAAATGTCGTAGACGTCAATGTCAGGAGGCTGCGCGCCAAAGTGGATGAACCCTTTCCGCTGAAGTTGATCCATACCGTACGAGGCGCAGGCTATGTCATGGAACATGACCAGTAG